The Montipora foliosa isolate CH-2021 chromosome 1, ASM3666993v2, whole genome shotgun sequence genome has a window encoding:
- the LOC137981210 gene encoding melanocyte-stimulating hormone receptor-like encodes MAHNNSFDFPAFCFHLPDPFFQQAHLRYISNLITSVLNAFFAPFAVIANVLVCFAIIVNPSLRSPSCLLIACLAFSDILVSGIVQPSYIACRLGEIHQGYVRCMTRILYAKGFYICYGVSVTTLSAISFERYLALRLHLRYKGLVTAKRVLMVIIFIWVLNIALASLQWVHNAIARGLHLFSWLAFLIIAVISQLKIHVIVRHHRRQLMRQQLPLSSSSHHNFKTQVKLAVDIAYVVGIYFLFNLPVLVVTALHQLVMGHIDTYDYYSWSETVAFLNSFINPLIFLWQSQEIRDAVRKLLRDRLCKKGDPESSKDPSRVRGKFEIPPNLSTERLRKY; translated from the coding sequence ATGGCTCATAACAATTCCTTCGATTTTCCGGCGTTCTGCTTCCATCTCCCAGATCCTTTCTTTCAGCAGGCTCATCTTCGCTATATAAGCAATTTAATCACTAGTGTTTTAAACGCATTTTTCGCTCCATTCGCGGTTATCGCTAACGTCTTGGTGTGTTTTGCCATAATTGTCAATCCATCGCTTCGCTCGCCATCGTGCCTCTTAATAGCATGTCTAGCTTTCTCGGATATTCTCGTTAGCGGAATCGTACAACCGAGTTACATCGCTTGTCGTCTCGGCGAAATTCACCAAGGTTACGTCCGATGCATGACCAGGATACTATATGCGAAGGGTTTTTACATCTGCTATGGTGTCTCTGTTACGACCTTGAGCGCAATCAGCTTCGAGCGCTATCTAGCACTTAGACTGCACCTTCGCTACAAAGGCCTCGTCACTGCGAAACGCGTTTTAATGGTAATCATCTTCATCTGGGTTCTCAACATTGCGCTCGCATCTCTACAGTGGGTACACAATGCAATCGCCCGAGGCCTGCACCTGTTTTCGTGGTTGGCTTTCCTGATCATTGCCGTGATTTCGCAACTGAAAATCCACGTCATCGTTCGCCACCATCGGCGTCAACTTATGAGACAACAGCTGCCACTGTCTTCCTCTAGCCATCATAATTTTAAAACGCAAGTGAAGTTAGCAGTCGACATAGCTTACGTTGTTGGAATTTATTTCTTGTTCAATCTTCCTGTCCTTGTCGTTACAGCTTTGCACCAGCTAGTCATGGGTCATATAGACACCTACGATTACTACAGTTGGAGCGAAACTGTTGCTTTTTTAAACTCATTTATAAATCCATTGATTTTTCTCTGGCAAAGCCAGGAGATTCGAGATGCTGTTAGGAAGCTTCTCAGAGATAGGCTCTGCAAGAAAGGCGATCCAGAAAGCTCGAAAGATCCTTCAAGAGTTCgaggaaaatttgaaattccTCCAAATCTG